One genomic segment of Verrucomicrobiota bacterium includes these proteins:
- a CDS encoding M42 family metallopeptidase translates to MNKTSLQFLEKLINTPSPSGFEAKGQRVWLDYAAQFADETSTDAYGNAIAVLNPKGKTKIMVAGHADEIGFMINYINDEGFIYVQAIGGIDVSLARGQRVFIHGAKGAVTGVTGALAIHLQDKSADAKAPKIEEIFIDIGVRDRKEAEKLVSVGDPVTYVDAFEVLRGNTVVARACDNRIGTFAAAETLRLLKESKKCDVCVVAVSTVQEENGLYGAQMVGYSIKPDAALVIDVGHATDIPPCTKTKHGDVRLGKGPILSVGSANHPVVVERLKISAAKAKIDYQKGIDPRWSGTDADGIFLSRGGVPTACIGLPNRYMHTPVEMIDLGDLEAISVLCAEFCRSVKSGETFKVKI, encoded by the coding sequence GTGAATAAAACTTCCCTCCAATTTCTTGAGAAACTGATTAATACCCCTAGTCCTTCGGGGTTTGAAGCTAAGGGCCAGAGAGTGTGGCTGGATTATGCCGCGCAATTTGCGGATGAAACCTCGACGGATGCTTACGGCAACGCCATAGCGGTCTTGAATCCTAAGGGCAAAACTAAGATCATGGTCGCCGGCCACGCCGATGAAATCGGGTTCATGATTAATTATATCAATGACGAAGGTTTTATCTACGTACAAGCCATTGGCGGGATCGATGTCTCGCTGGCACGAGGGCAGAGGGTTTTTATCCACGGGGCAAAAGGGGCGGTAACGGGTGTGACCGGAGCCCTCGCGATCCATCTCCAAGACAAGAGTGCTGATGCCAAAGCTCCGAAGATCGAGGAGATATTCATCGATATCGGAGTCAGGGACCGGAAGGAAGCCGAGAAACTTGTTTCTGTCGGAGACCCGGTGACGTATGTCGATGCTTTCGAGGTGCTGCGCGGGAATACCGTCGTCGCGCGGGCTTGTGATAACCGGATCGGCACTTTTGCCGCCGCAGAGACATTGCGCCTGCTCAAAGAATCAAAAAAATGTGACGTGTGCGTGGTGGCGGTGAGTACGGTTCAAGAAGAAAACGGACTCTATGGCGCGCAAATGGTCGGGTACAGTATTAAACCCGACGCCGCCTTGGTCATCGATGTGGGACATGCTACAGACATTCCGCCTTGCACAAAAACAAAGCATGGGGATGTCCGACTGGGCAAAGGCCCGATCCTGAGTGTGGGCAGTGCGAATCACCCCGTGGTGGTGGAACGCCTGAAAATCTCGGCAGCCAAGGCCAAGATCGATTACCAAAAGGGGATCGATCCCCGCTGGAGCGGGACGGATGCCGACGGGATATTCCTCTCGCGTGGCGGAGTACCGACGGCATGTATCGGTTTGCCGAACCGTTATATGCATACACCTGTGGAGATGATTGATCTCGGAGATCTGGAGGCGATTTCGGTTCTTTGTGCGGAATTCTGTCGTTCGGTCAAATCCGGCGAGACATTCAAGGTGAAAATTTAA
- a CDS encoding DUF3352 domain-containing protein, protein MKKVLGISALLLLMALTAGGVYWWFFLRSSKPMILVNTLPADTVLYLELKDVSKLKEDFKKTAYYKIWNDPGVQAFVGPMMKTSDGVIPNKVLDSIRKAQTPLPGAAGGPQMDQVSRMVELLGKYLPDVIQKQAIFAIPELKISPPQMTLILAYDYMNASGKQKEFETALKTELKGFSLGEEKKVKGTKIITVKNAQNMVIAKATFGTMVVYSVGSDTKILEEMIERHTSGKADGSLSESENFKFAMGKVSKDYASLAFVNIESIVNIAKPFLGLMPSGKSTLEQVQAYKGIIATTSIRTDGMLQEESYYIMPQAQRPEYMRTPGVLDYKTLPLTSPATQLYLAGRSGSMVGMYDFMMKQAYKGDPMSQQTVSNLESMFASRGINLRDDFFGAFGDESAFIVDWPGDQASPRIFLAQQTKDAGKLRGTVDKLVGMLQEFGGKELAVQTSTNATGMVVYSIPIGGTFALLSPTISVSDQYLVVANSTEALDLAVSRTKSTGDTIEKLPAYSEALAKVPKGGYTMGYVNSKDLFTRIYEMIRTYAALAGAFIPPDQESGLNLKKIPETKAIAQYLSNSISTEVADPQGIYGVKISSLGNQAYGIVVIFAAGAIIPNLDKIKEMNPLSSSKPMPKKSAVTPGTAAAPAGDVSGLKRSDMRTRAVSFVNDIKMIEAAAEQNAIENGLAPGQTVSFSQLVQAKYFKDGSMIARGQSAVGLPPELTFDKVYTDIDPTRRLYIPMEYRNLFAPSITADDRVWQGASLTPAEAPQASAPGASVIPAPSGSTIPVTQNAPSAPEESFIPASAFMVDSILLDPANNEATVTMNKKIIVDKGEEFDFNYQGKDYRLRVIDVQETSVTIEDTVTKKSVKVIYTPK, encoded by the coding sequence ATGAAAAAAGTTCTAGGCATTTCAGCTCTCCTGTTACTCATGGCGTTAACGGCGGGGGGGGTTTATTGGTGGTTTTTTCTGCGTTCGTCCAAACCAATGATCTTGGTGAATACCCTTCCGGCGGACACGGTGCTCTATCTGGAGCTTAAAGATGTCAGTAAACTTAAAGAAGACTTCAAGAAGACGGCTTATTACAAAATATGGAATGATCCCGGGGTACAGGCATTTGTCGGGCCGATGATGAAAACCTCCGACGGCGTAATACCGAATAAGGTACTGGACTCGATCCGTAAAGCCCAGACACCTCTGCCGGGTGCGGCCGGTGGCCCCCAGATGGACCAGGTCTCACGTATGGTCGAGCTCTTGGGCAAATACCTCCCGGACGTCATCCAAAAGCAGGCTATCTTTGCGATTCCTGAGCTGAAAATCTCGCCCCCACAAATGACTTTAATCCTCGCGTATGACTATATGAATGCCTCGGGCAAACAAAAGGAATTCGAGACCGCGCTCAAAACCGAGTTAAAAGGATTTTCCCTCGGCGAGGAAAAGAAGGTTAAAGGGACCAAAATCATTACTGTGAAAAATGCCCAGAATATGGTGATCGCAAAGGCTACCTTTGGGACAATGGTCGTTTACAGTGTGGGATCTGATACTAAAATACTTGAGGAGATGATTGAACGCCATACCTCGGGCAAGGCCGATGGGAGCTTGTCGGAATCGGAGAATTTTAAATTTGCCATGGGGAAAGTCTCTAAGGATTATGCTTCCCTAGCTTTTGTGAATATCGAAAGTATCGTAAATATTGCCAAACCCTTTTTGGGACTTATGCCCAGCGGGAAATCCACTCTAGAGCAGGTGCAGGCCTATAAGGGAATCATCGCCACGACATCCATCCGGACGGATGGGATGTTACAGGAAGAGAGTTATTATATTATGCCGCAGGCGCAGAGGCCTGAGTATATGAGGACTCCGGGGGTATTAGATTACAAGACCCTGCCCCTGACTAGCCCGGCGACGCAGTTGTATCTGGCAGGACGCAGTGGCAGTATGGTAGGGATGTATGATTTTATGATGAAACAGGCTTACAAGGGAGATCCCATGAGCCAGCAAACTGTTTCAAATCTAGAGTCCATGTTTGCCTCTCGGGGGATTAATCTCCGGGATGATTTTTTTGGTGCATTTGGTGATGAGAGTGCCTTTATCGTGGATTGGCCCGGGGACCAAGCCAGCCCGCGTATATTCCTTGCGCAACAAACCAAGGATGCAGGCAAATTGCGCGGGACAGTGGACAAACTCGTGGGAATGTTACAAGAGTTTGGCGGGAAGGAATTAGCCGTCCAGACATCGACCAATGCGACAGGGATGGTCGTTTATTCGATCCCCATTGGGGGCACCTTTGCCCTGCTTTCCCCGACGATTTCCGTGTCCGATCAGTATCTCGTCGTGGCGAATTCCACCGAGGCACTGGACTTGGCGGTCAGCCGCACAAAGTCAACGGGTGATACGATTGAAAAGTTACCCGCTTACTCGGAGGCATTGGCCAAAGTGCCCAAAGGGGGATATACGATGGGATATGTGAATTCAAAAGATTTATTCACCCGCATCTATGAGATGATCAGGACCTATGCCGCATTGGCCGGGGCCTTTATTCCTCCCGATCAGGAAAGCGGGCTCAACCTGAAAAAAATCCCCGAGACAAAAGCCATTGCCCAGTATTTGTCGAATTCAATCTCTACGGAAGTCGCCGATCCCCAAGGGATTTACGGGGTGAAGATTTCCTCGCTTGGCAATCAGGCCTATGGGATCGTGGTTATTTTTGCTGCCGGGGCCATTATCCCAAATTTGGATAAAATCAAGGAGATGAATCCCTTGAGTTCATCCAAGCCCATGCCGAAAAAATCCGCCGTGACTCCTGGCACAGCAGCGGCACCGGCGGGTGATGTGAGCGGGCTGAAGCGTTCTGATATGAGGACAAGGGCGGTTTCATTTGTCAACGACATCAAAATGATCGAGGCGGCAGCTGAACAAAATGCCATTGAGAATGGGCTTGCCCCAGGACAAACCGTCTCATTCAGTCAGCTTGTCCAGGCGAAATATTTCAAAGATGGGTCCATGATCGCCCGGGGACAAAGTGCTGTCGGTCTCCCTCCGGAACTCACCTTTGACAAGGTTTATACGGATATTGATCCGACCCGCAGGCTCTATATCCCGATGGAATACCGGAATCTTTTTGCCCCCTCCATCACCGCAGATGACCGTGTCTGGCAGGGAGCATCCCTGACTCCTGCTGAGGCACCGCAGGCTTCCGCGCCTGGGGCTTCGGTTATACCCGCGCCCAGTGGGAGTACGATTCCTGTCACGCAAAATGCGCCATCCGCCCCCGAGGAATCTTTTATTCCGGCATCAGCTTTTATGGTGGACTCGATCCTGCTCGACCCGGCTAATAATGAAGCTACGGTGACAATGAATAAAAAAATCATCGTCGATAAAGGGGAGGAATTTGACTTTAATTACCAAGGTAAAGACTATCGCCTGCGCGTCATTGATGTCCAAGAAACTTCCGTCACCATTGAGGATACCGTGACAAAGAAGTCCGTGAAAGTTATTTACACGCCCAAGTGA
- a CDS encoding cupin domain-containing protein, which translates to MNNILTNINEVPAFKTKDGSEIRELLAYRNSSVKNQSLAEARLEPGQSTQEHYHIKTEEIYYITDGHGLMRLAGEEFTVKPGDSIAIVPGQKHKITNTGATLLKLLCMCAPCYEHDDTVITEGP; encoded by the coding sequence ATGAATAACATCCTCACCAATATTAATGAAGTCCCTGCTTTCAAGACCAAGGATGGCTCGGAAATCCGGGAGCTACTGGCGTACAGGAATTCCTCGGTCAAAAATCAGAGTCTAGCGGAGGCCCGCCTGGAGCCCGGTCAATCCACGCAGGAACATTATCATATCAAGACCGAGGAGATTTATTATATTACCGATGGCCACGGCCTGATGAGGCTTGCGGGGGAAGAGTTCACGGTTAAACCCGGTGACTCGATCGCGATTGTCCCCGGCCAAAAACATAAGATCACCAATACCGGGGCCACCCTCCTAAAGCTCCTGTGCATGTGCGCGCCCTGTTACGAACACGATGATACCGTCATCACAGAAGGACCTTGA